Below is a window of Rodentibacter sp. JRC1 DNA.
AACGTTGGACGACCCGATCAAAATAAGCCCAACGCTGTCGTAGTGTCGGCAAAATCAGGTTGCGTAAAAAATTGCGATCATAACGGTTGTCATTATTGCTTTCGTCATTAACCCAAACCAGATTTTCAATTTGAGCATAATTTTCTAATTGTTCACGGGTAAAATTCAGTAAGGGGCGGAAAATGTTCATACCGAACACTTCACTGTGCGTTTGCATTGCTCCCAAGCCCTGTAAACCGCTACCGCGTTTAAGGGCAAGAAAAAAAGTTTCCGTTTGATCGTTTAGGTGATGTGCGGTTGCCAGTAGTTCATCAGCTTGAAGGTGTCGGCGAATGGCGTTATAACGTGCTTCACGTGCGCCGGCTTCAATGCCGTTGCAACGATCGATTTGAACATATTCGATAATGAGCGAAATCTCAAATTTATCACATAACCGTTGGCAATGCTTTGCCCAGCTGTCCGCATTTGGACTTAAACCGTGATGAATATGAATTGCTCGCAGATGAAAGTGCGGTTGTTTTTCACGGTATTTTGCAAATAGTGAGAGAAGTACGGTGGAATCCAAACCACCGCTCAAGGCGATAAGGCAACCTTGCGCAGTGATTTGTTTTAGCTGTTGTTCAAAACTTGAGAAAAGATCCATTAAGCAATTTTTTCAGCTTTATACTGTGCCGTTGGATTTAAGATCTCAAAACGTGCGGCAATTGTTTGTAACTCATAGGAGTTGAGATCAAAGGTCATTTTCATCACACCGGCGACTTCGTTATTCATTGCTTCAAATGCTTCTACATCCGATTTACCATTGAGTAAATTCGCTAAGAAAGTACCGGCGATTAAATCGCCTACGCCTACGGGTTCAAAGTTGAATTGATAAAGCGGACGGCTTAAATGCCAAATACCTTCCGATGTCCCCATAATGATTTCAAAGGTATCCGGATCATTAATTTTGCCGACTTTGCCTAAGTGTTTTACTAAGACTTTTTTCACGCCTTTGTCGAGTAATGCACGCACGGCTTTAAGTACATCGTCAAAGTTGTTAATCGGAAAATCGCTCAGTTGGCGTAGTTCATGGAGGTTTGGCGTCATAATATCGGCCACAGGAATTGCTTTTTCTATCAAGGCCTCGCGAACGCCGTTTGCGACTACGCAGACTTTTTCCGGGTTAGGCATAACCGGATCACATAAGTAGAGCGCATTAGGATTGCGCTTTTTGATTTGTTCTAAGGCATAGATGATTTGATCGACTTGTTCTGCTGAGCCGAGATAGCCGGAAAGTAGCGCATCACATTCTTGTAATTTTTCGATATTGTCTAAGCCGGTGACGATTTCACGGATTTGTTCTTGTGGAATCACCATTCCCGTCCATTTGCCGTATTGTGTGTGGTTAGAGAATTGCACGGTGTTGAGCGCCCAAACATCCACGCCTAATAATTGCATTGGGAATGTGGCGGATTTATTTCCGGCAAAGCCGTATACGACGTGAGATTGGATAGAAAGTACGTTTTTCATGTTTGTATCCTTTTCTAATATTTATCGGGGGTAGGGTGCGTTAACCATAGGCGTAACGCACCTTTTTGCCAATTCATTAATAAATTTTATTACGGTGCGTTACGCCTATGGCTAACGCACCCTACAATGATTTGTACAACTGCTACATAATAACGCAAAAGATAAAAAAGAGCGGTCAAAAATACCGCTCTTTTTTTAATCGGTTAGCAATAGCCGTAAGACATTAAACGTTGGTAACGTCTGTCTAACAATTCTTCTTTTGATAATCCGTCAAGTTCGCTTAAATCTTCAATTAACTGTTGTTTTAAGTTTTTTGCCATCAACGCATAATCACGATGTGCGCCTCCGATTGGCTCTTGTACAATGTTGTCAATTAAGTTGAGTTCTTTTAAACGTTCTGCTGTTAAACCCATCACTTCAGCGGCGGTTGAGGCTTTTTCCGCACTTTTCCAAAGAATAGAGGCACAACCTTCCGGTGAGATAACGGAATAGGTGGAATATTGCAACATATTAACTTTATCACCGACACCGATTGCCAGTGCGCCACCGGAACCGCCTTCACCAATGACGGTACAAATCACCGGTACGGTTAATTGGGACATTTCCCGTAAATTGCGTGCAATGGCTTCCGCTTGACCGCGTTCTTCCGCGCCAATTCCCGGGTAAGCACCCGGTGTATCAATAAAAGTAATGATCGGGAGTTTAAAACGCTCCGCCATTTCCATTAAACGCAAGGCTTTGCGATAACCTTCAGGAGCAGGCATACCGAAGTTACGTTTTACTTTGTCTTTTACCGTTCTGCCTTTTTGATGGCCGATCACCATAATCGGGCGACCATCTAAACGGGCTAGACCACCTACGATTGCTTTGTCATCAGCAAAAGCACGATCGCCTGCCAGTTCTTCAAATTCCGTGAAAATATGTTCAATATAATCTAATGTATAGGGGCGATTCGGGTGGCGTGCCATACGGGAAACTTGCCAAGCATCAAGATTGGCAAAGGTTTTTTTGGTTAATTCATCGCTTTTTTTCTGTAATCGTTTGATTTCGTCAGTTAAATCGACTTTATCATCGGAAGCCGTGCGTAAGGCTTCGATTTTAGCTTCTAATTCTGCAATAGGCAGTTCAAAATCTAAATATTCTTGGCTCATTTTCTTATCCTAAAAACACCACAAAAATTGACCGCACTTTATCAAGAATTACTTTAGGGCGCAAATAGTTTTCACTGGTTGGGCAAGCTTATAAGCCGGCTTTTTTTAATAATGACAATGTAAATAAAAAGGTGGAACAAATAACCACAGAAGGGCCGGCTGCGGTGTCATAAAAAGCAGATAATAATAATCCGCCAATGATGGAAAGTACACTCACTGCGATGGCGAATCCCACCATAGATTCCGGCGTTTTGGCAAAACGACGCGCTGTAGCGGCAGGAATAATGAGCAATGATGTGATAATTAATGCGCCCACAAATTTCATACTTAATGCGATAGTAAGTGCGGTCAAAATCATCAGAATAAAACGCATTTTTCTGATGTCGATGCCTTCGACTTGGGCAAGTTCCGGTGAAACGGTGGTGGAAAGCAGGGATTGCCAAAAATAAGTCAGGGTACTTAATACCACTATAACGCTGATGCCGATGTAAATGAGATCCGTATAATTGATCGCTAGTAGATCACCGAATAAATAGTTCATTAAATCTACCCGTACATTCTTTAATAAACCGACGGTTACCACGCCGAGAGATAAGCAACTGTGCGCGATAATGCCGAGTAAAGTATCAATGGAAAATTGTGTGTTGCTTTCCAGCCACACCATAATTAAGGCGAGAATGAGGGTAAGAATAACGATCGTTACATAAGGATTGACTTGCAAGAATATGCCCAGTGCCACGCCAAGGAGTGCGGAGTGAGAAAGCGTATCGCCAAAATATGCCATTTTGCGCCACACGACAAATACACCTAATGGGGCGGTGATTAGCGAAAGTAAAATACCGGTTAACAATGCCGGAAGAAGAATTTCAAACATTAGACATCCTTGTTTTGGCAACAATTTGCGGAGGTATCACAACCGCATACATCGCCGTGTAAGTTGTGATGATGGTTGTGGTGGTGGGTGTAAAAGCCGACATTTTGTGCAAGCTGATTTCCCCATAAACGCATAAATGTGGGATCGTTTGATAAGGTTTCGGGTGTACCTGCACAGCAGATATGTTGGTTAATACAAAGCACTTCTTTACTATCCGCCATTACAATGTGTAAATCGTGTGAAACCATTAATACGGCACAGTTTAGCTTTTGTTGAGTCTGATGAATGAGGTGATAAAGTTCTGCTTGTCCGGTCATATCTACCCCCTGCGTCGGTTCGTCCAACACTAATAAATTCGGCTTATTTAAAATAGCGCGGGCAAGTAAGACCCGTTGCATTTCACCACCGGAAAGTTTTTGCATATTATTTTCACGTAAATGCGTGATAGAAAGCTGTTCAAGTGCGGTCAAAATTTCTTGTGTTTTGACTCCCTTTTTTAGGGCGAGAAAGCGTTTCACCGTAATCGGTAAACTCGGATCCAAATGAATTTTTTGCGGCACATAACCAATGCGTACGTTTTGGTTATAAATTACTTCACCGCTGGTGGGGGGCTGTAATTTCAACAATGTTTTGAGTAATGTTGATTTTCCACCGCCATTCGGTCCTACAATGGTAATAATGGAATTTGGGTAAATTTTTAAATTGATATTCTGTAACGCGGTTTTTTGTTCAAACACCACATTGATATTTTTAAGTTCAATTAATGGAGAGAGCGGATCGCGTTGAATAGTATGAATTTGCATAATACCGCCTATATGAAAATTAGCGGCTAACCTTAGCTTATTTCAGGGAATTTCTCAAGGTGTAATCTTTTGTGATGAATATTTAACCGTATTTTTTATGGGTTTTAAGGTAGAATGAACCTCCTTTACGATTTGTAGTCTGAAAAGCGATATTATTTATGTTAGGTAGCTATTTTGCAGCACGTTAAATTAGCCAGAGATAGACGTAAAAGAAAATCGCGCATTAAAGCGGCGATTTTTTTTGTTGCGTTATTGCTCATTTTTACCGGTACGATGCTGAGTTTGAAAAACAGTACGGAGTCCGAATCGACCGTTCAAAGCAATTTGGAACCTGAAATGGTAGGTGGGGTGCAGTATCAATCCCTTACTCCGGAACAAGCGGGCAGCACGCCGTCCCCTTCTGCACAAACGGATGCTCAAGCGCATTCTGAAGGCGCGACTTCTTATGATGATGAATTACAAGCCCACGATGATGAAGCGGAAGAAGTAAAGCCATCATTTGATGAACTTAATGATTTACCGCAAGACGCACAAAACGCATTGAGTGATTTGCTTGATGCGGCGGATCAGGCTATGCGTATTTCCGATCAATTTAGTCATACCGTTGTGCGCGGCGATACGTTAAAAGATGTGCTAGAGCTTTCAGGCTTGGAAGATGACACGGCAAAAAGCCTCATCGCCTCTTATCCCGAATTAAAAAATTTACGTGCAGGACAACAGTTCTACTGGATTTTAGACAAAAATGATCAGTTGGAATATTTGAACTGGCTCGTTTCCGAAAAAGAAGAACGTATTTATGAACGCGTGGAAGAAGGGAAATTTAAGCGTCAGATTTTAGAAAAACAAAGTGTTTGGAAAAAAGAGGTGCTGAAAGGACAGGTTTCAGGCTCTCTTGCTACGAGTTTGCGTGCGTTAGGTTTAGATAGTCGCCAGATTTCGCAGTTAAGTTCCGCATTACAGTGGCAAGTGAGTTTACGAAAACTGAAAAAAGGTACAAAGTTTGCCGTTTTGGTTTCGCGTGAATATTTAGGCGATAAACTTACCGGACAAGGTAATGTGGAAGCAATTCATATTATTGCGGGAGGAAAAAGCTATTATGCGATTCAAGCCGCGAATGGTCGCTATTACAATCAACAAGGCGAAACATTGGGTAAAGGTTTTGCGCGTTATCCATTGCAGCGTCAAGCCCGTATTTCTTCACCTTTTAATCCGAATCGTCGCCACCCGGTTACCGGACGGATTCGTCCGCATAAAGGGGTGGATTTCTCAGTGCCGCAAGGCACGCCGATTATTGCACCGGCGGATGGACTGGTCGAAAAAGTGGCATATCAAGCCGGAGGGGCAGGGCGTTATGTCGTGCTTCGTCATGGGCGGGAGTATCAAACGGTTTATATGCATTTAAGTCGTCCGTTGGTTAGAGCGGGGCAAACCGTGAAAAAAGGTGAGCGTATTGCGCTTTCGGGAAACACGG
It encodes the following:
- the mepM gene encoding murein DD-endopeptidase MepM yields the protein MQHVKLARDRRKRKSRIKAAIFFVALLLIFTGTMLSLKNSTESESTVQSNLEPEMVGGVQYQSLTPEQAGSTPSPSAQTDAQAHSEGATSYDDELQAHDDEAEEVKPSFDELNDLPQDAQNALSDLLDAADQAMRISDQFSHTVVRGDTLKDVLELSGLEDDTAKSLIASYPELKNLRAGQQFYWILDKNDQLEYLNWLVSEKEERIYERVEEGKFKRQILEKQSVWKKEVLKGQVSGSLATSLRALGLDSRQISQLSSALQWQVSLRKLKKGTKFAVLVSREYLGDKLTGQGNVEAIHIIAGGKSYYAIQAANGRYYNQQGETLGKGFARYPLQRQARISSPFNPNRRHPVTGRIRPHKGVDFSVPQGTPIIAPADGLVEKVAYQAGGAGRYVVLRHGREYQTVYMHLSRPLVRAGQTVKKGERIALSGNTGISTGPHLHYEFHINGRAVNPLTVKLPGSSSGMATAERKQFLIRAKDAEKRLRL
- the tilS gene encoding tRNA lysidine(34) synthetase TilS produces the protein MDLFSSFEQQLKQITAQGCLIALSGGLDSTVLLSLFAKYREKQPHFHLRAIHIHHGLSPNADSWAKHCQRLCDKFEISLIIEYVQIDRCNGIEAGAREARYNAIRRHLQADELLATAHHLNDQTETFFLALKRGSGLQGLGAMQTHSEVFGMNIFRPLLNFTREQLENYAQIENLVWVNDESNNDNRYDRNFLRNLILPTLRQRWAYFDRVVQRSAQHCFEQQQLIDELLRETFSKHCQTQTEFNLHHFVRYSRAKQTALLRMWLAENDCEMPTKRQLEQLIQDVILSKEGANPQFHLDENVVRRYQSRLYLTDNFADLTQIHLELNETHITLPDNLGTLRLERTEKTFIFHWQQYSVELLPTTQPIQIRFSYSGKIKYHPKRPREEIKKVWQELGVPPWQRQRIPLIFYGDTLQSAVGFFQVFEH
- the pdxY gene encoding pyridoxal kinase produces the protein MKNVLSIQSHVVYGFAGNKSATFPMQLLGVDVWALNTVQFSNHTQYGKWTGMVIPQEQIREIVTGLDNIEKLQECDALLSGYLGSAEQVDQIIYALEQIKKRNPNALYLCDPVMPNPEKVCVVANGVREALIEKAIPVADIMTPNLHELRQLSDFPINNFDDVLKAVRALLDKGVKKVLVKHLGKVGKINDPDTFEIIMGTSEGIWHLSRPLYQFNFEPVGVGDLIAGTFLANLLNGKSDVEAFEAMNNEVAGVMKMTFDLNSYELQTIAARFEILNPTAQYKAEKIA
- the accA gene encoding acetyl-CoA carboxylase carboxyl transferase subunit alpha, with amino-acid sequence MSQEYLDFELPIAELEAKIEALRTASDDKVDLTDEIKRLQKKSDELTKKTFANLDAWQVSRMARHPNRPYTLDYIEHIFTEFEELAGDRAFADDKAIVGGLARLDGRPIMVIGHQKGRTVKDKVKRNFGMPAPEGYRKALRLMEMAERFKLPIITFIDTPGAYPGIGAEERGQAEAIARNLREMSQLTVPVICTVIGEGGSGGALAIGVGDKVNMLQYSTYSVISPEGCASILWKSAEKASTAAEVMGLTAERLKELNLIDNIVQEPIGGAHRDYALMAKNLKQQLIEDLSELDGLSKEELLDRRYQRLMSYGYC
- the znuC gene encoding zinc ABC transporter ATP-binding protein ZnuC, which translates into the protein MQIHTIQRDPLSPLIELKNINVVFEQKTALQNINLKIYPNSIITIVGPNGGGKSTLLKTLLKLQPPTSGEVIYNQNVRIGYVPQKIHLDPSLPITVKRFLALKKGVKTQEILTALEQLSITHLRENNMQKLSGGEMQRVLLARAILNKPNLLVLDEPTQGVDMTGQAELYHLIHQTQQKLNCAVLMVSHDLHIVMADSKEVLCINQHICCAGTPETLSNDPTFMRLWGNQLAQNVGFYTHHHNHHHNLHGDVCGCDTSANCCQNKDV
- the znuB gene encoding zinc ABC transporter permease subunit ZnuB; translated protein: MFEILLPALLTGILLSLITAPLGVFVVWRKMAYFGDTLSHSALLGVALGIFLQVNPYVTIVILTLILALIMVWLESNTQFSIDTLLGIIAHSCLSLGVVTVGLLKNVRVDLMNYLFGDLLAINYTDLIYIGISVIVVLSTLTYFWQSLLSTTVSPELAQVEGIDIRKMRFILMILTALTIALSMKFVGALIITSLLIIPAATARRFAKTPESMVGFAIAVSVLSIIGGLLLSAFYDTAAGPSVVICSTFLFTLSLLKKAGL